From a single Raphanus sativus cultivar WK10039 chromosome 3, ASM80110v3, whole genome shotgun sequence genomic region:
- the LOC108846459 gene encoding uncharacterized protein LOC108846459, with product MDFTLGLPPQAAYDLLINQDNKTYSREINGRPLLKAISRKVTSEIGMGNRPVLEVEKELSWNFLFFSGTIPIRLNVLEEPKELAAYNWKMRKGMDYMETFKVNYRVEPMFVDAERLCKHKKPKSIEEYRKCSGGKGLIASKVKVDQNFRPSFPWNLPLLSWYFRRFTVETTKKVAEDLQTRAGDIRRL from the exons ATGGACTTTACATTAGGATTGCCACCTCAAGCAGCTTACGACCTTTTAATTAATCAAGACAACAAAACATACTCCAGAGAAATCAATGGCCGCCCACTTCTG AAAGCCATATCAAGAAAAGTTACATCAGAGATAGGTATGGGGAATAGGCCGGTCCTGGAGGTTGAGAAAGAGTTGTCATGGaacttccttttcttttctggAACTATCCCAATACGTCTAAATGTCCTCGAAGAGCCAAAAGAACTTGCT GCATATAACTGGAAAATGAGAAAAGGAATGGACTACATGGAAACGTTCAAGGTTAACTATAGAGTGGAGCCAATGTTTGTTGATGCAGAACGCTTGTGCAAGCACAAGAAGCCGAAGAGTATAGAAGAATACAGAAAATGTAGTGGTGGAAAAGGATTGATTGCGTCCAAGGTTAAAGTGGACCAGAATTTTAGGCCTTCTTTTCCTTGGAATCTGCCACTGCTGTCTTGGTACTTTCGCCGGTTCACTGTTGAGACCACTAAGAAAGTGGCGGAAGATCTTCAAACGCGGGCTGGCGATATCCGTCGGTTGTAA